Proteins from a genomic interval of Gemmatimonas sp.:
- the efp gene encoding elongation factor P: MAFSATQIRRGMVLVFEGDPCRVIEFRHHTPGNLRAMVQAKLKNLRTGSSFEHRFRAADTIVKADMETHELEFMYQGGDSYHFMNAENYDQIELDEEALGDSAPWMQSGLKILAEYYNGRPIGIQLPNSMVFEIVETAPVVRGATKTASSKPAKLENGVTVNVPEFVEQGTRVRVNPNTGEYLDRAKD; this comes from the coding sequence ATGGCTTTTTCCGCTACGCAGATCCGCCGTGGCATGGTGCTCGTGTTCGAGGGCGACCCGTGCCGTGTCATCGAGTTCCGTCATCACACGCCGGGCAACCTGCGCGCGATGGTGCAGGCGAAGCTGAAGAACCTGCGCACGGGTTCGAGCTTCGAGCATCGGTTCCGTGCTGCCGACACGATCGTGAAGGCGGACATGGAAACGCACGAGCTGGAGTTCATGTACCAGGGTGGTGACTCGTACCACTTCATGAACGCCGAGAACTACGACCAGATCGAACTCGACGAAGAGGCGCTGGGCGATTCGGCGCCGTGGATGCAGTCGGGGCTCAAGATCCTGGCCGAGTACTACAACGGGCGTCCCATCGGCATCCAGCTTCCCAACTCCATGGTGTTCGAGATCGTGGAGACGGCGCCGGTGGTGCGTGGCGCGACCAAGACAGCCTCGTCCAAGCCGGCCAAGCTGGAGAACGGCGTGACGGTGAACGTGCCGGAGTTCGTGGAGCAGGGGACGCGCGTGCGCGTCAATCCGAACACGGGCGAGTACCTCGACCGCGCGAAGGATTGA
- a CDS encoding 5'-3' exonuclease H3TH domain-containing protein: MSALPSSLHLLVIDAQSLAARAAHVASDDVTAGVRLWCQMARGTAMDVGATHLVAAWDHDGPTFRHGLFPSYKHRRTGDTRTRVAPIRTALEGAGVMSVSVEGFEGDDVVASIMAGFRATLPVTLLSNDSDLLQFVDDQVQVVSYVGVGKGTDGLRVRRWLAADVHARFGVTPSQLPDFKALCGEDGDDIPGIARIGKGTAAKLLRRWQSLEKALEASEFVSHRDETAKLAGQHEQARLMRRLTTIRQDAPLPLFDLARCALDAVAWPPGSVTRSRPGAAAGSADSVGVAAPVTRTAAGPGLEEIPWPE, encoded by the coding sequence ATGTCTGCCTTGCCGTCGTCGCTGCATTTGCTCGTCATCGATGCCCAGTCGCTCGCTGCCCGTGCCGCACACGTGGCCAGTGACGACGTTACCGCGGGGGTGCGCCTCTGGTGTCAGATGGCGCGTGGCACCGCCATGGATGTGGGGGCCACGCACCTGGTGGCGGCGTGGGACCACGACGGCCCGACCTTCCGCCACGGGCTCTTTCCCTCGTACAAGCACCGCCGGACGGGGGACACGCGCACACGTGTCGCGCCCATTCGCACGGCACTCGAGGGCGCCGGGGTGATGAGTGTGAGCGTGGAAGGCTTCGAGGGTGACGACGTGGTGGCCTCGATCATGGCCGGTTTCCGCGCCACGCTGCCGGTCACGCTGCTCTCCAACGACTCGGACCTGCTCCAATTCGTGGACGACCAGGTGCAGGTGGTGTCGTATGTGGGCGTGGGGAAAGGCACCGACGGGCTGCGCGTGCGGCGATGGCTGGCGGCCGACGTGCACGCCCGATTCGGTGTCACGCCGTCGCAGCTCCCCGACTTCAAGGCCCTGTGCGGTGAGGATGGTGACGACATTCCCGGCATTGCCCGCATCGGCAAGGGGACCGCAGCGAAGCTGCTGCGTCGCTGGCAGTCGCTGGAGAAGGCGCTCGAGGCGAGCGAGTTCGTGAGCCATCGCGATGAGACGGCGAAGCTGGCGGGGCAGCATGAGCAGGCGCGGCTGATGCGTCGGCTCACCACCATTCGGCAGGATGCCCCCCTGCCGCTCTTCGACCTGGCGCGCTGCGCACTCGACGCGGTGGCCTGGCCGCCGGGGAGCGTGACGCGTTCGCGCCCGGGTGCAGCCGCGGGATCGGCGGACTCGGTGGGAGTGGCGGCGCCGGTTACGCGGACTGCGGCGGGGCCGGGGCTGGAAGAGATTCCCTGGCCCGAGTGA
- a CDS encoding MFS transporter, giving the protein MIPSNPGTAAGGATGTTRRRRLVLLMLLVAYTFNFLDRQILGILKEPIKAELGLSDTQLGLMGGLAFALLYSTLAVPIAWLADRVSRTWIITAALASWSAFTMLCGVATGFWSLFLARVGVGLGEAGGVAPAYSLIADYFPRAQRARALAVYSWGVPLGSGAGIMFGGLMAAWVDWRWALLLIGGAGVLFAPLFKWVVRDPVRGGLDGAEAGVGGAGPTADAITVPFRTVATRVANVPAFWMLALGAACSSICGYGLGFWLPSYFMRSLGFTLSQTSVYYGSIQLLGGMAGIWLGGAIADRLGAQDRGAYARTPAVCYAVALPLLLLAMHTTHPVLAWLLFVVPTGLNLAWMGPVMTAVQHLVPAHMRSTTSALFLLVVNLLGLGMGLWIFGFLSDRLAPWYGAESMRYAITCGLGFYAAAAVLMLLASRHLPARWVDAAA; this is encoded by the coding sequence ATGATTCCCTCGAACCCCGGGACGGCTGCCGGTGGCGCGACAGGTACGACACGTCGTCGCCGTCTGGTCCTGCTGATGCTGCTCGTGGCATATACGTTCAATTTCCTCGATCGGCAGATTCTGGGGATTCTCAAGGAGCCCATCAAGGCGGAACTGGGGCTCAGCGATACGCAGCTGGGGCTTATGGGCGGGTTGGCGTTCGCGCTGTTGTACAGCACGCTGGCGGTGCCCATCGCTTGGCTGGCTGATCGGGTGAGTCGCACGTGGATCATCACCGCGGCCCTGGCCTCGTGGAGCGCCTTCACCATGCTCTGTGGCGTGGCGACCGGGTTCTGGTCACTCTTCCTGGCGCGGGTGGGCGTGGGGCTCGGTGAAGCCGGCGGTGTGGCCCCGGCGTATTCGCTCATCGCCGACTATTTCCCGCGCGCGCAACGCGCGCGCGCGCTGGCCGTCTACAGCTGGGGCGTACCGCTCGGCTCCGGCGCCGGCATCATGTTCGGTGGCCTCATGGCGGCGTGGGTCGATTGGCGCTGGGCGCTCCTGCTGATAGGCGGCGCGGGCGTGCTCTTCGCACCGCTGTTCAAGTGGGTCGTTCGCGATCCCGTGCGCGGCGGGCTCGATGGCGCCGAGGCAGGCGTGGGCGGAGCAGGGCCGACGGCTGATGCGATCACGGTACCGTTCCGCACGGTGGCGACCCGCGTGGCGAACGTTCCCGCCTTCTGGATGCTGGCGCTTGGAGCGGCCTGCTCCAGCATCTGCGGGTACGGTCTTGGCTTCTGGCTCCCCAGCTATTTCATGCGCAGCCTGGGGTTTACGCTGAGCCAGACGTCGGTGTATTACGGCAGCATTCAGCTGCTCGGTGGTATGGCGGGAATTTGGTTGGGCGGGGCGATCGCCGATCGACTGGGGGCACAAGATCGGGGCGCGTACGCACGAACGCCGGCGGTGTGTTACGCCGTGGCGCTGCCGTTGCTGCTCTTGGCCATGCATACGACACACCCGGTGCTGGCGTGGCTGCTGTTCGTGGTGCCCACGGGGCTCAACCTGGCCTGGATGGGCCCGGTCATGACGGCGGTACAGCACCTGGTGCCGGCGCACATGCGGAGCACGACCAGCGCCCTTTTTCTGCTGGTGGTCAACCTGCTTGGTCTGGGTATGGGGCTGTGGATCTTCGGGTTCCTGTCCGACCGCCTGGCCCCGTGGTACGGGGCGGAGAGCATGCGGTACGCCATCACGTGCGGACTGGGCTTCTATGCGGCCGCCGCCGTGCTCATGCTGTTGGCCTCCCGCCACCTCCCCGCCAGGTGGGTGGACGCGGCCGCCTGA